A single region of the Gorilla gorilla gorilla isolate KB3781 chromosome 1, NHGRI_mGorGor1-v2.1_pri, whole genome shotgun sequence genome encodes:
- the POLR3C gene encoding DNA-directed RNA polymerase III subunit RPC3: protein MTQAEIKLCSLLLQEHFGEIVEKIGVHLIRTGSQSLRVIAHDTGTSLDQVKKALCVLVQHNLVSYQVHKRGVVEYEAQCSRVLRMLRYPRYIYTTKTLYSDTGELIVEELLLNGKLTMSAVVKKVADRLTETMEDGKTMDYAEVSNTFVRLADTHFVQRCPSVPTTENSDPGPPPPAPTLVINEKDMYLVPKLSLIGKGKRRRSSDEDAAGEPKAKRPKYTTDNKEPIPDDGIYWQANLDRFHQHFRDQAIVSAVANRMDQTSSEIVRTMLRMSEITTSSSAPFTQPLSSNEIFRSLPVGYNISKQVLDQYLTLLADDPLEFVGKSGDSGGGMYVINLHKALASLATATLESVVQERFGSRCARIFRLVLQKKHIEQKQVEDFAMIPAKEAKDMLYKMLSENFMSLQEIPKTPDHAPSRTFYLYTVTILSAARMLLHRCYKSIANLIERRQFETKENKRLLEKSQRVEAIIASMQATGAEEAQLQEIEEMITAPERQQLETLKRNVNKLDASEIQVDETIFLLESYIECTMKRQ from the exons ATGACTCAAGCAGAAATTAAGCTCTGTTCTTTGTTGCTGCAAGAGCATTTTGGAGAGATTGTAGAAAAAATTGGAGTCCATCTGATAAGAACCGGCAGCCAGTCGCTAAGAGTAATTGCCCATGACACAGGAACATCACTGGATCAG GTGAAGAAAGCCCTGTGTGTCCTCGTCCAACATAACCTGGTGAGTTATCAAGTGCACAAACGTGGTGTGGTGGAGTATGAAGCCCAGTGCAGCCGGGTATTGCGAATGCTTAGATATCCCCGGTACATCTATACTACCAAAACTCTGTACAGTGACACTGGAGAGCTGATTGTTGAGGAGCTTCTGTTGAACGGCAAACTGACAATGTCAGCTGTTGTGAAGAAAGTGGCAGACCGGCTCACAGAGACCATGGAGG atggcaagaCCATGGACTATGCTGAAGTATCAAACACATTTGTGCGACTGGCAGACACACACTTTGTACAACGCTGCCCTTCGGTACCTACCACTGAGAATTCAGACCCTGGGCCACCACCACCTGCCCCCACACTTGTCATTAATGAAAAGGACATGTACCTGGTTCCTAAACTCAGCTTGATAG GGAAAGGTAAAAGGAGGAGATCATCTGATGAAGATGCTGCTGGGGAGCCCAAGGCCAAGAGACCAAAATATACTACAGATAACAAGGAG CCCATTCCAGATGATGGGATTTATTGGCAGGCCAACCTTGACAGATTCCACCAACACTTCCGTGACCAAGCCATTGTGAGCGCAGTTGCTAACAGGATGGACCAG ACAAGCAGCGAGATTGTGCGAACCATGCTCCGAATGAGTGAGATTACCACTTCCTCTAGTGCTCCCTTCACCCAGCCATTGTCTTCCAATGAG ATCTTCAGATCCCTACCTGTTGGCTATAACATCTCTAAGCAAGTTCTTGATCAGTATCTCACTCTGCTGGCAGATGATCCA CTAGAGTTTGTTGGAAAGTCTGGCGACAGTGGTGGAGGAATGTATGTCATCA ACCTCCATAAGGCATTAGCATCCCTAGCCACAGCCACTCTGGAGTCCGTCGTACAGGAGAG ATTTGGGTCTCGCTGTGCTAGAATATTCCGTCTAGTTTTGCAGAAGAAACACATAGAGCAGAAGCAAGTGGAAGACTTTGCAATGATTCCTGCAAAGGAGGCAAAGGATATGCTATATAAGATGCTCTCAGAAAATTTCATGTCACTCCAG GAAATTCCCAAAACACCAGACCATGCCCCATCCAGGACCTTCTATTTATATACTGTGACCATCCTGTCAGCTGCCCGAATGTTGTTGCACAGGTGCTACAAG AGCATAGCCAACTTGATAGAAAGGAGGCaatttgaaaccaaagagaataa GCGTCTACTAGAAAAATCTCAGAGGGTAGAAGCCATCATTGCATCTATGCAGGCTACTGGTGCAGAGGAAGCACAGTTACAAGAAATAGAGGAGATGATCACAGCTCCTGAACGTCAGCAGCTAGAGACCCTGAAACGTAATGTCAACAA GTTGGATGCCAGTGAGATCCAGGTGGACGAAACCATCTTCCTGCTGGAGTCTTACATTGAGTGCACCATGAAGAGACAGTGA
- the NUDT17 gene encoding nucleoside diphosphate-linked moiety X motif 17 isoform X3, with amino-acid sequence MAAVRVQLLLSGRPESVSFARSVCGLLGAGPGLGTWPIHYSLKRGRLVLSSRPFPGASARLPLQRPPFCPFAALEERPRVPGAELPTDRGVDLGVAVILQSSDKTVLLTRRARTLSVSPNLWVPPGGHVELEEELLDGGLRELWEESGLHLPQGQFSWVPLGLWESAYPPRLSWGLPKYHHIVLYLLVISQESQQQLQARIQPNPSECSGTRGGWKSPTSGPAHVHPPADDPNHGRGQRESQHWNQVCPQALAATSGQVKVKKDWRAPQYWAGMV; translated from the exons ATGGCCGCGGTGCGGGTGCAGCTGCTCCTGTCCGGGCGTCCAGAGTCGGTGAGCTTCGCACGGAGTGTGTGTGGCCTCCTGGGAGCCGGGCCAGGGCTCGGGACGTGGCCCATTCACTACAGCTTGAAGCGAGGACGGCTTGTCCTCTCGAGCAGGCCCTTCCCAGGCGCCTCCGCTAGGCTTCCGCTCCAG CGACCCCCTTTCTGCCCTTTTGCGGCCCTGGAGGAGCGGCCCAGGGTCCCTGGGGCTGAGCTGCCCACAGATCGAGGTGTGGACCTGGGTGTGGCCGTCATTCTGCAGTCCAGCGACAAGACTGTCTTGCTAACCCGAAGGGCACGCACCCTCAGCGTTTCCCCCAACCTCTGGGTACCCCCGG GTGGGCACGTGGAACTTGAGGAGGAG CTGCTGGACGGAGGGCTTCGAGAACTTTGGGAGGAGAGTGGACTACACCTGCCCCAGGGCCAGTTCTCTTGGGTCCCTCTGGGTTTATGGGAG tCTGCCTACCCTCCTAGGCTGAGCTGGGGTTTacccaaataccatcacattgttCTGTATCTACTCGTGATCTCCCAGGAATCACAGCAGCAGTTGCAG GCCCGGATCCAACCAAACCCAAGTGAG TGCAGTGGAACTAGAGGAGGATGGAAAAGCCCGACCTCTGGTCCTGCCCATGTCCACCCTCCTGCGGATGATCCCAACCATGGCAGAGGACAAAGAGAGAGTCAGCACTGGAACCAAGTTTGCCCTCAAGCTCTGGCTGCAACATCTGGGCAGGTAAAAGTGAAAAAGGACTGGAGAGCTCCACAGTACTGGGCTGGAATGGTCTAG
- the NUDT17 gene encoding nucleoside diphosphate-linked moiety X motif 17 isoform X4, with the protein MAAVRVQLLLSGRPESVSFARSVCGLLGAGPGLGTWPIHYSLKRGRLVLSSRPFPGASARLPLQRPPFCPFAALEERPRVPGAELPTDRGVDLGVAVILQSSDKTVLLTRRARTLSVSPNLWVPPGGHVELEEELLDGGLRELWEESGLHLPQGQFSWVPLGLWESAYPPRLSWGLPKYHHIVLYLLVISQESQQQLQCSGTRGGWKSPTSGPAHVHPPADDPNHGRGQRESQHWNQVCPQALAATSGQVKVKKDWRAPQYWAGMV; encoded by the exons ATGGCCGCGGTGCGGGTGCAGCTGCTCCTGTCCGGGCGTCCAGAGTCGGTGAGCTTCGCACGGAGTGTGTGTGGCCTCCTGGGAGCCGGGCCAGGGCTCGGGACGTGGCCCATTCACTACAGCTTGAAGCGAGGACGGCTTGTCCTCTCGAGCAGGCCCTTCCCAGGCGCCTCCGCTAGGCTTCCGCTCCAG CGACCCCCTTTCTGCCCTTTTGCGGCCCTGGAGGAGCGGCCCAGGGTCCCTGGGGCTGAGCTGCCCACAGATCGAGGTGTGGACCTGGGTGTGGCCGTCATTCTGCAGTCCAGCGACAAGACTGTCTTGCTAACCCGAAGGGCACGCACCCTCAGCGTTTCCCCCAACCTCTGGGTACCCCCGG GTGGGCACGTGGAACTTGAGGAGGAG CTGCTGGACGGAGGGCTTCGAGAACTTTGGGAGGAGAGTGGACTACACCTGCCCCAGGGCCAGTTCTCTTGGGTCCCTCTGGGTTTATGGGAG tCTGCCTACCCTCCTAGGCTGAGCTGGGGTTTacccaaataccatcacattgttCTGTATCTACTCGTGATCTCCCAGGAATCACAGCAGCAGTTGCAG TGCAGTGGAACTAGAGGAGGATGGAAAAGCCCGACCTCTGGTCCTGCCCATGTCCACCCTCCTGCGGATGATCCCAACCATGGCAGAGGACAAAGAGAGAGTCAGCACTGGAACCAAGTTTGCCCTCAAGCTCTGGCTGCAACATCTGGGCAGGTAAAAGTGAAAAAGGACTGGAGAGCTCCACAGTACTGGGCTGGAATGGTCTAG
- the NUDT17 gene encoding nucleoside diphosphate-linked moiety X motif 17 isoform X2, with translation MAAVRVQLLLSGRPESRPPFCPFAALEERPRVPGAELPTDRGVDLGVAVILQSSDKTVLLTRRARTLSVSPNLWVPPGGHVELEEELLDGGLRELWEESGLHLPQGQFSWVPLGLWESAYPPRLSWGLPKYHHIVLYLLVISQESQQQLQARIQPNPSEVSALTWLTPDVAAAVAATEDGTETPRLLPQDLPPSVLAVELEEDGKARPLVLPMSTLLRMIPTMAEDKERVSTGTKFALKLWLQHLGRTPPPCKSAAHLDPGPAKEEWNMDPLPPNQGSGK, from the exons ATGGCCGCGGTGCGGGTGCAGCTGCTCCTGTCCGGGCGTCCAGAGTCG CGACCCCCTTTCTGCCCTTTTGCGGCCCTGGAGGAGCGGCCCAGGGTCCCTGGGGCTGAGCTGCCCACAGATCGAGGTGTGGACCTGGGTGTGGCCGTCATTCTGCAGTCCAGCGACAAGACTGTCTTGCTAACCCGAAGGGCACGCACCCTCAGCGTTTCCCCCAACCTCTGGGTACCCCCGG GTGGGCACGTGGAACTTGAGGAGGAG CTGCTGGACGGAGGGCTTCGAGAACTTTGGGAGGAGAGTGGACTACACCTGCCCCAGGGCCAGTTCTCTTGGGTCCCTCTGGGTTTATGGGAG tCTGCCTACCCTCCTAGGCTGAGCTGGGGTTTacccaaataccatcacattgttCTGTATCTACTCGTGATCTCCCAGGAATCACAGCAGCAGTTGCAG GCCCGGATCCAACCAAACCCAAGTGAGGTGAGCGCCCTTACGTGGCTGACACCAGATGTAGCTGCTGCAGTGGCTGCCACAGAGGATGGGACAGAGACACCCAGACTTCTCCCCCAGGACCTACCACCCTCTGTCCT TGCAGTGGAACTAGAGGAGGATGGAAAAGCCCGACCTCTGGTCCTGCCCATGTCCACCCTCCTGCGGATGATCCCAACCATGGCAGAGGACAAAGAGAGAGTCAGCACTGGAACCAAGTTTGCCCTCAAGCTCTGGCTGCAACATCTGGGCAG AACACCCCCACCGTGTAAAAGTGCAGCTCACCTGGACCCAGGGCCAGCAAAGGAAGAATGGAACATGGACCCTCTTCCCCCAAACCAGGGGTCTGGAAAGTGA
- the NUDT17 gene encoding nucleoside diphosphate-linked moiety X motif 17 isoform X1 gives MAAVRVQLLLSGRPESVSFARSVCGLLGAGPGLGTWPIHYSLKRGRLVLSSRPFPGASARLPLQRPPFCPFAALEERPRVPGAELPTDRGVDLGVAVILQSSDKTVLLTRRARTLSVSPNLWVPPGGHVELEEELLDGGLRELWEESGLHLPQGQFSWVPLGLWESAYPPRLSWGLPKYHHIVLYLLVISQESQQQLQARIQPNPSEVSALTWLTPDVAAAVAATEDGTETPRLLPQDLPPSVLAVELEEDGKARPLVLPMSTLLRMIPTMAEDKERVSTGTKFALKLWLQHLGRTPPPCKSAAHLDPGPAKEEWNMDPLPPNQGSGK, from the exons ATGGCCGCGGTGCGGGTGCAGCTGCTCCTGTCCGGGCGTCCAGAGTCGGTGAGCTTCGCACGGAGTGTGTGTGGCCTCCTGGGAGCCGGGCCAGGGCTCGGGACGTGGCCCATTCACTACAGCTTGAAGCGAGGACGGCTTGTCCTCTCGAGCAGGCCCTTCCCAGGCGCCTCCGCTAGGCTTCCGCTCCAG CGACCCCCTTTCTGCCCTTTTGCGGCCCTGGAGGAGCGGCCCAGGGTCCCTGGGGCTGAGCTGCCCACAGATCGAGGTGTGGACCTGGGTGTGGCCGTCATTCTGCAGTCCAGCGACAAGACTGTCTTGCTAACCCGAAGGGCACGCACCCTCAGCGTTTCCCCCAACCTCTGGGTACCCCCGG GTGGGCACGTGGAACTTGAGGAGGAG CTGCTGGACGGAGGGCTTCGAGAACTTTGGGAGGAGAGTGGACTACACCTGCCCCAGGGCCAGTTCTCTTGGGTCCCTCTGGGTTTATGGGAG tCTGCCTACCCTCCTAGGCTGAGCTGGGGTTTacccaaataccatcacattgttCTGTATCTACTCGTGATCTCCCAGGAATCACAGCAGCAGTTGCAG GCCCGGATCCAACCAAACCCAAGTGAGGTGAGCGCCCTTACGTGGCTGACACCAGATGTAGCTGCTGCAGTGGCTGCCACAGAGGATGGGACAGAGACACCCAGACTTCTCCCCCAGGACCTACCACCCTCTGTCCT TGCAGTGGAACTAGAGGAGGATGGAAAAGCCCGACCTCTGGTCCTGCCCATGTCCACCCTCCTGCGGATGATCCCAACCATGGCAGAGGACAAAGAGAGAGTCAGCACTGGAACCAAGTTTGCCCTCAAGCTCTGGCTGCAACATCTGGGCAG AACACCCCCACCGTGTAAAAGTGCAGCTCACCTGGACCCAGGGCCAGCAAAGGAAGAATGGAACATGGACCCTCTTCCCCCAAACCAGGGGTCTGGAAAGTGA
- the NUDT17 gene encoding nucleoside diphosphate-linked moiety X motif 17 isoform X5, whose translation MAAVRVQLLLSGRPESVSFARSVCGLLGAGPGLGTWPIHYSLKRGRLVLSSRPFPGASARLPLQRPPFCPFAALEERPRVPGAELPTDRGVDLGVAVILQSSDKTVLLTRRARTLSVSPNLWVPPGGHVELEEELLDGGLRELWEESGLHLPQGQFSWVPLGLWESAYPPRLSWGLPKYHHIVLYLLVISQESQQQLQARIQPNPSECSGTRGGWKSPTSGPAHVHPPADDPNHGRGQRESQHWNQVCPQALAATSGQNTPTV comes from the exons ATGGCCGCGGTGCGGGTGCAGCTGCTCCTGTCCGGGCGTCCAGAGTCGGTGAGCTTCGCACGGAGTGTGTGTGGCCTCCTGGGAGCCGGGCCAGGGCTCGGGACGTGGCCCATTCACTACAGCTTGAAGCGAGGACGGCTTGTCCTCTCGAGCAGGCCCTTCCCAGGCGCCTCCGCTAGGCTTCCGCTCCAG CGACCCCCTTTCTGCCCTTTTGCGGCCCTGGAGGAGCGGCCCAGGGTCCCTGGGGCTGAGCTGCCCACAGATCGAGGTGTGGACCTGGGTGTGGCCGTCATTCTGCAGTCCAGCGACAAGACTGTCTTGCTAACCCGAAGGGCACGCACCCTCAGCGTTTCCCCCAACCTCTGGGTACCCCCGG GTGGGCACGTGGAACTTGAGGAGGAG CTGCTGGACGGAGGGCTTCGAGAACTTTGGGAGGAGAGTGGACTACACCTGCCCCAGGGCCAGTTCTCTTGGGTCCCTCTGGGTTTATGGGAG tCTGCCTACCCTCCTAGGCTGAGCTGGGGTTTacccaaataccatcacattgttCTGTATCTACTCGTGATCTCCCAGGAATCACAGCAGCAGTTGCAG GCCCGGATCCAACCAAACCCAAGTGAG TGCAGTGGAACTAGAGGAGGATGGAAAAGCCCGACCTCTGGTCCTGCCCATGTCCACCCTCCTGCGGATGATCCCAACCATGGCAGAGGACAAAGAGAGAGTCAGCACTGGAACCAAGTTTGCCCTCAAGCTCTGGCTGCAACATCTGGGCAG AACACCCCCACCGTGTAA